A section of the Mastomys coucha isolate ucsf_1 unplaced genomic scaffold, UCSF_Mcou_1 pScaffold15, whole genome shotgun sequence genome encodes:
- the Lkaaear1 gene encoding protein LKAAEAR1, producing the protein MPTPGVKGAREPAKKSAPGAGAGEKRRKGPWITEPRKPGWALTQERLAALSPTLRQRHLLFGDVLDDTGEVTSMFPRESVELPYGMPDPRTWTQALELPSERQDRLLGTLKAAEARSRVRALRLRYTRMRAEEISLLIQKQSSARAAIRLELFLPPQLKPTKIPDPLDRQERRRVETILEEEVDGNIFPR; encoded by the exons ATGCCGACCCCGGGAGTAAAGGGTGCGCGGGAGCCGGCCAAAAAGAGTgcacctggagctggagctggtgaGAAGCGCAGGAAGGGCCCATGGATTACAGAGCCTCGGAAGCCAGGCTGGGCATTGACTCAGGAGAGGCTGGCAGCCTTGTCCCCCACACTACGCCAACGCCACCTGCTCTTTGGCGACGTACTTGACGACACAGGCGAGGTAACCTCCATGTTTCCACGCGAGTCGGTGGAGTTACCCTACGGCATGCCCGACCCGCGCACCTGGACACAGGCATTAGAGCTACCATCTGAGCGTCAAGATCGGCTTCTGGGCACTCTTAAGGCCGCAGAAGCCCGGAGTCGAGTCCGAGCCCTGCGGTTGCGCTACACCCGAATGCGG GCAGAGGAAATCTCTCTACTGATCCAGAAGCAGAGCTCCGCGCGCGCCGCCATCCGACTGGAATTGTTCCTACCACCCCAACTGAAGCCCACCAAGATCCCTGATCCTCTGGACCGACAAGAG CGGAGGCGTGTTGAGACAATCCTGGAAGAGGAGGTAGATGGCAATATCTTCCCTCGATGA
- the Oprl1 gene encoding nociceptin receptor isoform X1 has translation MESLFPAPFWEVLYGSHFQGNLSLLNETVPHHLLLNASHSAFLPLGLKVTIVGLYLAVCIGGLLGNCLVMYVILRHTKMKTATNIYIFNLALADTLVLLTLPFQGTDILLGFWPFGNALCKTVIAIDYYNMFTSTFTLTAMSVDRYVAICHPIRALDVRTSSKAQAVNVAIWALASVVGVPVAIMGSAQVEDEEIECLVEIPAPQDYWGPVFAICIFLFSFIIPVLIISVCYSLMIRRLRGVRLLSGSREKDRNLRRITRLVLVVVAVFVGCWTPVQVFVLVQGLGVQPGSETAVAILRFCTALGYVNSCLNPILYAFLDENFKACFRKFCCASALHREMQVSDRVRSIAKDVGLGCKTSETVPRPA, from the exons ATGGAGTCCCTTTTTCCTGCCCCATTCTGGGAGGTCTTGTATGGCAGCCACTTTCAAGGGAACCTGTCCCTCCTAAATGAGACTGTACCCCACCACCTGCTCCTCAATGCTAGCCACAGCGCCTTCCTGCCCCTTGGACTCAAGGTCACCATCGTGGGGCTCTACTTGGCTGTGTGCATCGGGGGGCTCTTGGGGAACTGCCTCGTCATGTATGTCATCCTCAG GCACACCAAGATGAAGACAGCTACcaacatttacatatttaatctGGCACTGGCTGATACCCTGGTCTTGCTGACACTGCCCTTCCAGGGCACAGACATCCTTCTGGGCTTCTGGCCATTTGGGAATGCACTGTGCAAGACTGTCATTGCTATCGACTACTACAACATGTTTACCAGCACTTTCACTCTGACTGCCATGAGTGTAGACCGATATGTAGCTATCTGCCACCCTATCCGTGCTCTTGATGTTCGGACATCCAGCAAAGCCCAGGCTGTTAATGTGGCCATATGGGCCCTAGCTTCAGTGGTTGGTGTTCCTGTTGCCATCATGGGCTCAGCACAAGTGGAGGATGAAG AGATCGAGTGCCTGGTGGAGATCCCTGCCCCTCAGGACTATTGGGGCCCTGTATTTGCCATCTgcatcttccttttttccttcatcATCCCTGTGCTGATCATCTCTGTCTGCTACAGCCTCATGATTCGACGACTTCGTGGTGTCCGTCTGCTTTCAGGCTCCCGAGAGAAGGACCGGAATCTCCGGCGTATCACACGGCTGGTGCTGGTAGTGGTGGCTGTGTTTGTGGGCTGCTGGACACCTGTGCAGGTCTTTGTCCTGGTTCAAGGACTGGGTGTTCAGCCAGGTAGTGAGACTGCAGTAGCCATCCTGCGCTTCTGCACAGCCCTGGGCTATGTAAATAGTTGTCTCAATCCCATTCTCTATGCTTTCCTGGATGAGAATTTCAAGGCCTGCTTTAGAAAGTTCTGCTGTGCTTCTGCCCTGCACCGGGAGATGCAGGTTTCTGATCGTGTGCGCAGCATTGCCAAGGATGTAGGCCTTGGTTGCAAGACCTCTGAGACAGTACCACGGCCAGCATGA
- the Oprl1 gene encoding nociceptin receptor isoform X2 encodes MRLYPTTCSSMLATAPSCPLDSRSPSWGSTWLCASGGSWGTASSCMSSSAGRALRGTGDSRHTKMKTATNIYIFNLALADTLVLLTLPFQGTDILLGFWPFGNALCKTVIAIDYYNMFTSTFTLTAMSVDRYVAICHPIRALDVRTSSKAQAVNVAIWALASVVGVPVAIMGSAQVEDEEIECLVEIPAPQDYWGPVFAICIFLFSFIIPVLIISVCYSLMIRRLRGVRLLSGSREKDRNLRRITRLVLVVVAVFVGCWTPVQVFVLVQGLGVQPGSETAVAILRFCTALGYVNSCLNPILYAFLDENFKACFRKFCCASALHREMQVSDRVRSIAKDVGLGCKTSETVPRPA; translated from the exons ATGAGACTGTACCCCACCACCTGCTCCTCAATGCTAGCCACAGCGCCTTCCTGCCCCTTGGACTCAAGGTCACCATCGTGGGGCTCTACTTGGCTGTGTGCATCGGGGGGCTCTTGGGGAACTGCCTCGTCATGTATGTCATCCTCAG CTGGGAGGGCATTGAGGGGGACTGGAGACAGCAG GCACACCAAGATGAAGACAGCTACcaacatttacatatttaatctGGCACTGGCTGATACCCTGGTCTTGCTGACACTGCCCTTCCAGGGCACAGACATCCTTCTGGGCTTCTGGCCATTTGGGAATGCACTGTGCAAGACTGTCATTGCTATCGACTACTACAACATGTTTACCAGCACTTTCACTCTGACTGCCATGAGTGTAGACCGATATGTAGCTATCTGCCACCCTATCCGTGCTCTTGATGTTCGGACATCCAGCAAAGCCCAGGCTGTTAATGTGGCCATATGGGCCCTAGCTTCAGTGGTTGGTGTTCCTGTTGCCATCATGGGCTCAGCACAAGTGGAGGATGAAG AGATCGAGTGCCTGGTGGAGATCCCTGCCCCTCAGGACTATTGGGGCCCTGTATTTGCCATCTgcatcttccttttttccttcatcATCCCTGTGCTGATCATCTCTGTCTGCTACAGCCTCATGATTCGACGACTTCGTGGTGTCCGTCTGCTTTCAGGCTCCCGAGAGAAGGACCGGAATCTCCGGCGTATCACACGGCTGGTGCTGGTAGTGGTGGCTGTGTTTGTGGGCTGCTGGACACCTGTGCAGGTCTTTGTCCTGGTTCAAGGACTGGGTGTTCAGCCAGGTAGTGAGACTGCAGTAGCCATCCTGCGCTTCTGCACAGCCCTGGGCTATGTAAATAGTTGTCTCAATCCCATTCTCTATGCTTTCCTGGATGAGAATTTCAAGGCCTGCTTTAGAAAGTTCTGCTGTGCTTCTGCCCTGCACCGGGAGATGCAGGTTTCTGATCGTGTGCGCAGCATTGCCAAGGATGTAGGCCTTGGTTGCAAGACCTCTGAGACAGTACCACGGCCAGCATGA
- the Oprl1 gene encoding nociceptin receptor isoform X3 — translation MKTATNIYIFNLALADTLVLLTLPFQGTDILLGFWPFGNALCKTVIAIDYYNMFTSTFTLTAMSVDRYVAICHPIRALDVRTSSKAQAVNVAIWALASVVGVPVAIMGSAQVEDEEIECLVEIPAPQDYWGPVFAICIFLFSFIIPVLIISVCYSLMIRRLRGVRLLSGSREKDRNLRRITRLVLVVVAVFVGCWTPVQVFVLVQGLGVQPGSETAVAILRFCTALGYVNSCLNPILYAFLDENFKACFRKFCCASALHREMQVSDRVRSIAKDVGLGCKTSETVPRPA, via the exons ATGAAGACAGCTACcaacatttacatatttaatctGGCACTGGCTGATACCCTGGTCTTGCTGACACTGCCCTTCCAGGGCACAGACATCCTTCTGGGCTTCTGGCCATTTGGGAATGCACTGTGCAAGACTGTCATTGCTATCGACTACTACAACATGTTTACCAGCACTTTCACTCTGACTGCCATGAGTGTAGACCGATATGTAGCTATCTGCCACCCTATCCGTGCTCTTGATGTTCGGACATCCAGCAAAGCCCAGGCTGTTAATGTGGCCATATGGGCCCTAGCTTCAGTGGTTGGTGTTCCTGTTGCCATCATGGGCTCAGCACAAGTGGAGGATGAAG AGATCGAGTGCCTGGTGGAGATCCCTGCCCCTCAGGACTATTGGGGCCCTGTATTTGCCATCTgcatcttccttttttccttcatcATCCCTGTGCTGATCATCTCTGTCTGCTACAGCCTCATGATTCGACGACTTCGTGGTGTCCGTCTGCTTTCAGGCTCCCGAGAGAAGGACCGGAATCTCCGGCGTATCACACGGCTGGTGCTGGTAGTGGTGGCTGTGTTTGTGGGCTGCTGGACACCTGTGCAGGTCTTTGTCCTGGTTCAAGGACTGGGTGTTCAGCCAGGTAGTGAGACTGCAGTAGCCATCCTGCGCTTCTGCACAGCCCTGGGCTATGTAAATAGTTGTCTCAATCCCATTCTCTATGCTTTCCTGGATGAGAATTTCAAGGCCTGCTTTAGAAAGTTCTGCTGTGCTTCTGCCCTGCACCGGGAGATGCAGGTTTCTGATCGTGTGCGCAGCATTGCCAAGGATGTAGGCCTTGGTTGCAAGACCTCTGAGACAGTACCACGGCCAGCATGA